One region of Haloprofundus salilacus genomic DNA includes:
- a CDS encoding SDR family oxidoreductase, with translation MTRVVLITGCDEGTGRRAARAFADADWTVYATGLDEDALEPLEDEGCETAVLDVTDAEAGSVVDDVAKEAGRLDCVVNNAGVGHLGAVEETDAGDVSDLFEVNVVGMHRLTRAALPHLRDSEIGRVVNLSSVVGRYPLPGMAAYTASKFAVEGWTEALRAELEPFGVDAILVEPGVIGTGFVDDLFSELDDRVAEGGRYADLYRMLDYWLPDLADLGGDADEAVKTIVRAASAPKPRERYPVGMQGRALVLGGHLPGWVRDAGWRVARNVSRVFGK, from the coding sequence GTGACACGGGTTGTACTCATCACCGGTTGCGACGAGGGTACCGGACGACGGGCGGCGCGAGCGTTCGCGGACGCCGACTGGACCGTCTACGCAACGGGTCTCGACGAGGATGCGCTCGAACCGCTCGAAGACGAGGGCTGCGAGACGGCCGTCCTCGACGTGACCGACGCCGAGGCGGGGTCGGTCGTCGACGACGTCGCCAAGGAGGCGGGCCGTCTCGACTGCGTTGTCAACAACGCCGGCGTCGGCCACCTCGGGGCCGTCGAGGAGACCGACGCCGGGGACGTCTCCGACCTCTTCGAGGTGAACGTCGTCGGGATGCACCGCTTGACCAGAGCCGCTCTCCCGCACCTCCGCGACTCCGAGATCGGGCGCGTCGTGAATCTGTCGAGCGTCGTCGGTCGCTACCCGCTGCCGGGGATGGCCGCCTACACCGCCTCGAAGTTCGCCGTCGAGGGCTGGACGGAGGCGCTCCGCGCCGAACTCGAACCGTTCGGCGTCGACGCGATACTCGTCGAACCCGGCGTCATCGGCACTGGGTTCGTCGACGACCTCTTCTCGGAACTCGACGACCGAGTCGCCGAGGGCGGCCGGTACGCCGACCTCTACCGGATGCTCGACTACTGGTTGCCGGACCTCGCCGACCTCGGCGGCGACGCCGACGAGGCGGTAAAGACCATCGTTCGCGCTGCCAGCGCGCCGAAACCGCGCGAGCGCTATCCCGTCGGGATGCAGGGTCGAGCGCTCGTTCTCGGCGGTCACCTCCCGGGCTGGGTCCGCGACGCGGGATGGCGCGTCGCCCGCAATGTCTCGCGCGTGTTCGGGAAGTAA